The following DNA comes from Castanea sativa cultivar Marrone di Chiusa Pesio chromosome 10, ASM4071231v1.
CTTTCTATAAAGGGTCAAGCTAACTAGTACCCTTAGGGAATGGTTAACaatcaattttaagaaaattttgacaccacttttatgaaaaatgaaaaaaactatcaaaatattaattgtttttttttctttttccataaaaactttttttaaatgaatttttaacCGTTGTCTTAAGGACATCTATTAGCATTTCTCTTCTATAAAACCAGCCAATTAAAAATCTCATGTGAACGCCTTGATTGTTATGTATGAGTaattaaatctctctctctctctctctctctctgatattTAAGTTTGACAATAAATCAATAGAACTGAAATCTTCAAATGAAGTGCACAACTTTTAGGTAATTTTCTTGCCTCGAAAATGCTAATGAAGAGTGAACTAATGTTACAGAGGGGAAAAAATGAATCAGTTTACATAAGGACAGAAATAAATTGAAACCCAAACTCggattaacaaaaattaaacccaaGAAAACCCAGAATCtgcaccaaacaaaaaaacccataaaaaattaaatgcgaaaatgcacttttggtccctacatttttggTCAActctcattttggtcccaaaattgatttcattaCTAATGtagtccctaaaaaaaaaaaatcgtttttaaaatggttccTGCCGTCAATCCACTAACAGAAACCTATTACATGGCAAACGGAGTGCCCTACTTGTTAACGTGGCGCTAatgtggccattaaaatattattaaaaataaatatttaacatttttaaataccacatcagcattttaattaataaaaaaataaaaaataaaaataaaaagcctagaaaataaaaagcttggtcagaaaataaataaaaaattcaaagtaaacattaatctaattttttttttttttttacttttcatttttttttccgtaAGAACATACATCCTCAAGCCCTGAAAAGTTCAAAACTAGAAAAATTCACATTTGGGTGGACTTTGAAATCCTTTgatcttaattaattatttcttaatctAAATGAAGAACACACAAGtaagaagagaaaacaaaatcaaaagcacCCACATCACAATAACCAAAAACCCGAGCTCTAACattccaattttcaaaattgcaCCTCATTTTCTCaattaccaaacaaaaacacataccaaaaaaaaaaaagtgtcatttAAGCTATATAACCACATCAACCTCACAAAAACTTAACCTTTTTCCATTACCCACATCACAAATAACCAAGAACCTATGCTCCGAATCCCCATCACCAAAAATTTTCCCCCATTTTCTTAACCACCAAACAAccccaccaatttttttttaaaatgctcaAAGGCAAGATTCCAAAGCACGTCGAGGAGCACCACGGGTTTCGAGTAGGCCCAGTCACTCTGATGCTCCTCGAGTTGCTCCGTCACGGTCTCCCGAACCATCATTGACGGCTCGCGCATCATGTGGCGGCTGCTGGCTTGGCGGAGGAACCATGCAGCCTGGCGAAGGCTCTGACCCTGCACGAATCGGCGTTGATGATTgggttttctctagggtttgtTGAGAATTTGTGGTCTAAAATTTGTggattttggtttgatgattgggttttgttttgttgttgatgttggaTGATTTAGATGCTTTGTTGTTAATTTGGTTGGGTTTTGATTTACTGGTTTTGGAGATATAATTCTATGTATTTAGTTGAATTTGTGTTGTGAgaaatgttggaaaaaaaaatctttgagtACTATGTTCTTCATTCTTGTGATTTGAGGTTGTGTTCTTGTAATCAGGGTTTAAGTTCTTGTTTATACATGTTCTTCGATATGATTTGAATTTGTGTTTttacgtttttatttttattttttctgttttttaattttgctaaaattgataaattaattttttttaaataagatgctgatgtggtatttttttaataatattttaatagccacatcagcattttttGTGCCACCTATGCCTTCATCCGCCACGTAGGAGGTTTTCATTAGTGGGTTGACGGcagggaccattttaaaaatgattttctttttttagggactacATTAGtaatgaaatcaattttgggaccaaaatgagaattgacccaaaatgtagaaaccaaaagtgcattttcgccaaAATTAAACTTGAATATTAAATTGAGATCAAGACCTCGTGCACACTTAAGCACACTcacaaaatattagtatttatttattttttgattttattccCAAAAACATTCCATTAAGTAAATCTCAATCACATGGATTTCTCACTCAGAAAATCCTTCAAATCCCACAACTCATTCCAACTTCATGTGAAGGAATTTAGAGTTGGGCTGTGAGTTGTTTGTTTACAATGTTTTGCTATACATGTAGGAATTGTTGATTGTGTTTGATTGTCGTGGTAcagctatttaaaaaaaagagatgctacgtccacaacattttcacaacaaatcatagatgattagttgttattgattcaaatttgaacctaacactaagattacttttttgctccaacaataacaatcagtaacaacttgccacttatgatttgttgtgaaaatattgtaaaaatgttgtgggcgtagtaaaaatgttgtggacgtaacatctctctttataacatttttacattaGTAAAAACTTTTTACATTAGTGTTGATGTAAACACATATACTATTTAGGGTTGTTAAGATTATATTTTAGAGCTGCTTTAACATGCTGGATGATTCCATTGTTAATGAATGTTTTATGGTTCTAATTTAGCTAATGCCATGAGACAAAGGAAATTTTTATTATCTGTTTCTTAGTTCAAACTCAACGTGAAGCTAGTAATCCTAGAACAAATCAATGTGAAGGTGAGGTCAGGGGCTCAATCTGTGCAGGTGTGAGTTGTGTTGTGTATTTTTATTAGctatcaaaataaagaaattcaTGGTGTCTCCAATGGCACCATGTCAAACAAAACTAAGTTCACAATAACCTAATCTGTGCAGAAACTTCAACACAATCCACACATGTTAGAGATGAAGAACAAAGAGCATGAGGACAACATAATGTTCCGATGACTCAGAAAAATAAAGTAGATGACTCTGATTCTGATTTTGCAGGGTATAAtcgttttcttcttttcaatgGATTTCgctgtcaatgtaaaacaaatcCATCTTAAACTAGTGAATGAAATCCAGTTAAAATGAGTACATGTCAAAAATTTTAgtgttatatataaaattctgaTTATCAAGGATATAGTTATAACTATCAATCTATCATGTTATAAGATGTCTAGCTTTTGGTTAAATGTTATATACCTTAAATTATTAGATCAAGCAGATCTTACTTGAGTGTAATTGTCAGTCATCAAAGAAGATACACAAGCAACCGTCCCTTCTCATTCTTATCATTGTTATATATGGTTACCTTGAGTCAAGAAGTTTATGGAATTATGAACTCAAAAGGAGTGCAGAAAAGTGTTTGATTTCAGGACAATGTAATTCGGTGAAATAGAAATTACTTTGAGTCTTTgtttccatattttttatttacttacaaGTATTATCTCAATTACTTTAGGCCTGTATCATGCTTCAAGCATTCCAGAGATTGACAACGACAGCCATTCCCAACTTTAAACAGAGAAGAAAACAACTGAACAGATTCTATGGCATCAACAATCTGCTTCTGgtattttgtgtcaaatgagaaGTCAGCATTACTCAGTCTTCCCATCTGCCAACGACTAAGGATGTCCTGATATCTTTGCTACACTAGGCAAAGTTAACAATGAGAATCTTCGTTTGTTTGGCTTTGTACTACATTTCTTTGCATCTTTCTCAGTTTCTGGTATTCTACATTAATAGTGGTCTCATTAATCATTTGCATTTGATCACTTACGGCTCTTTTCTGTTGGATGGAAAATAGACAACAATATTCATGCTATAAGTACAGTGAGTTGAAAGTTGACTTGAAAGTCATTTTATTgatcaaaatatttaattatttgataagAATACATGCActgaaccaaaagaaaaattagaaatctTAAGTCCCAGTATAACCACCCAAACCCCCAAATAGTACCATGTGCTGAACATCAGCTCGACCAAATATTCCTTTATCAAGAACTTCATATTGTACAATATCTGAAAAAACTTCGGTATCAACAGCATTCACAACATAATCAGTCtcattaattgttttaatttgcCTGCAATATGCATCATATCTGGTGTCTTCATTTAACTTTGCACTATACCCAGAGCCCATGGGAGGGCTAGGCACACCAGGAGGACTAAAAACCTCTCCTCCCCATTCAACGTAATTAGCACCGTCTCCTAAAGCAGTGAATACATTTTTTGGCCAAAATCCGATGACAGTTTCATCTTGACCAAATTTTAGAAACCAGTTTCCATTGCTAGAATCCTATCATTCAagagaaaaaacacaaacacaggaAGTAAGAACAAATCATGTGCTTTTTTTGTATCATACTTGATGCACAAAGAGGTTAGTACCAAAGAAACACACGCAGACACAcatctatataaaaacatatatctatttatttacccaaaaaagcATGAATTCCATGTCAAATTGCTGTTTTGTCGTTGAAATTGGCTCTATAGCAATGCCAAGAGGAATATCCGTACTTGTAGGAATTATTGAATTACATAATGTATTGAAGCATGAGGAACTACCTGTCTGTAGATGGAAACATCAATATCAAAAGGTAGGTAAATAGTGCAGTTTATTACATAATTAATAGAACAAAatatgaatagaaaaaaaaatatgttaattaCTTTTGTAAATGTGTATAATCGGGTACGAGTATCATTGTACAAGGTTGGATTTACCTAAGACAAAAATAAATGAGTATTAGAATTAACAAGCTCATTTACATACATAGATACATATTGTAAACTTGTTTCCTCTATCACTTACTGTCCATCCAACTTCTATGCTATCCGGACCATTTTGAACCTTTATTCGAGCAGAACTGTATTGAGTTCCTTCGACTTTTGGGTTATATATGCTGATGATTGCAGAACCTCCATGGTACACGTTCGTATATTTTGTCCGCACTACAGCATACTGAGAAtaatatataacattttaaagcaatcatttgaaaattattcttaaagGAAATTGTGTGATTACTCATTGTGTTTCTCCTCCAACTCTAGTTGCACATTGAGTATGTGCGTGCTTATGCACTCCAAGCCAAATTACTAATCATCAATCACACCATAATTAACAAcagagtctttttttttttcgtgtgtGATTTATATGCTGAATTTTTAGGATACTATAAATATATTTGCATGTCATTGAAGatcaaatcaaaaaatttgAAGCCAAAGAATATATATCATGagatttttgaaattcattgaAGACAATATCAAGTCATTGattgttaaaagaaaatcaTGAGATTGGCTAATGAATCAATAGATTGATTTCTAAGGGGAGGTAACGGTGCTACTCActctttttgagaagaaaatagaTGATTTAAGGAAACTGAAAAAACTCTAATCACGCCGAACGGGCCGAACCGTGGCTTTCATGGTTAGTTTGGTACGGCTTTGTTAAAGTATCAGTCTGTATTGGTTTTGAATCTAGCAAAAACGTGAAAATCTCCCTTAAGCTTGACCAAACCCGACCGATATCAGTGCTATCCATTGTAGTGTATTATTATAAGTGAATGACACATTATTGTATCACTTTCAGCTTTTGTCCCTTAGCTTGTATGTTGATAAGAACTGCATAAACTCTCATGTATTCTCTTTTGTCTCCTCTTTTATCCCtcaaattaacaaatttgttcacaacaaaaaaataatcaatcacatatatatcattaaTATGGTATTGGATTGGGTTGGGGTACTGtgtattagttttaaaaaaataattcacaCACAGCTATTGCTTGACATAATTAgatactatttattttcctatcaaaagaaaataatatacaaaaaaggaaccaactacaactacaacacaaaatatatgcaaatgtatgaaatagataaaaataaattagagtgTAGCAATGATAACTTACATGAGTACCAGGTCTATCAATAGTGAGTGGTTTATATTTTAAGTTATGTATCTCTGTAGCTAACTTTGCCCTTTTGAGATCATCCTCCGTATTTCTCTTAATGGGAACCATACCATCTGGACAACCTTTACCATTTAGCCAAAAATTAGATGGGTTAAATAGTAGTGAAGACTTTTGGTCTCTGCTTCCTTTAGGGTTGGAGGAAGATCTCACCTGtacattaattaattcaatattGAAGTTAGTGttacttttctttataaaaaaaaaaaaaaaaaaagaataaaagaaaattagaaaaatgtgACATAGTAATTGAAGTTTACTGGAAAATCATGAGTATGGTTCTTGAGTGAATGATAATTGAAGAACGGTTGTTCATAGAGATTTATGCAATCATATGTATCGCCATACTTTGTCTACAAATCACAAAATCATTTTGTCACTATAATAGCTGCAACATTATTTCttcaacataaatatatatacacatacacaaatGGAAATATTGATCTCACCCGAATAGTTTTCTTGGCCAACTTATTTAAAAGCTTATGTTGCCTTTTCAACTCCAAGTGATCTTCTCGATAAATTCTCTTGCAACCAACATCATTACtgctaaaagaaagaaacaatgtGAACAAAACCAATAAGACAAACCTTCTAGCCATTGGTATGTGATCTACAACCCTACACCGCAAACCATGAGTGTTGTCATTTTTATACGTAAACACATTAAATATAGTTGTTCTGTCATTTGTATTTCCTTCCATATTCCTATATAAACAAACGTATTATTATCATTctataaaagaaatattattttggcatattttaatattaattataaataaattgttggATTCTCATTATAAAATCGAGATTAGGCACAAGGCTGAAACCTGCCAACTTAAAAAGGTCATGttaacaccttttttttttttttttttgagaaacaaacacacacacacatacaggGAAAGGGGATGAAATAAGGGAATACACTTTCATGTTAACA
Coding sequences within:
- the LOC142613499 gene encoding protein neprosin-like; the encoded protein is MEGNTNDRTTIFNVFTYKNDNTHGLRCRVVDHIPMARSSNDVGCKRIYREDHLELKRQHKLLNKLAKKTIRTKYGDTYDCINLYEQPFFNYHSLKNHTHDFPVRSSSNPKGSRDQKSSLLFNPSNFWLNGKGCPDGMVPIKRNTEDDLKRAKLATEIHNLKYKPLTIDRPGTHYAVVRTKYTNVYHGGSAIISIYNPKVEGTQYSSARIKVQNGPDSIEVGWTVNPTLYNDTRTRLYTFTKTGSSSCFNTLCNSIIPTSTDIPLGIAIEPISTTKQQFDMEFMLFWDSSNGNWFLKFGQDETVIGFWPKNVFTALGDGANYVEWGGEVFSPPGVPSPPMGSGYSAKLNEDTRYDAYCRQIKTINETDYVVNAVDTEVFSDIVQYEVLDKGIFGRADVQHMVLFGGLGGYTGT